One window from the genome of Candidatus Fermentibacter sp. encodes:
- a CDS encoding ferritin: MMDRKVLDEFNAQINEEAFSAYLYLAMAAWFESVNLPGFAKWMRVQSQEETAHAMKFFSFIVERGGKVALKAIAQPTAKWKTPLEAFKAALAHEKHITARIDTLMDLSISVKDHASASFLKWFVDEQVEEEAHADSIVQKLVLAGDSTGALFMLDRELGARS; the protein is encoded by the coding sequence ATGATGGACAGGAAGGTGCTCGACGAGTTCAACGCCCAGATCAACGAGGAGGCCTTCTCGGCCTACCTGTACCTCGCCATGGCGGCCTGGTTCGAGTCCGTGAACCTGCCGGGATTCGCGAAGTGGATGAGGGTCCAGAGCCAGGAGGAGACCGCCCACGCGATGAAGTTCTTCTCCTTCATCGTCGAGAGGGGCGGCAAGGTGGCCCTCAAGGCCATCGCCCAGCCCACCGCGAAATGGAAGACCCCCCTCGAGGCTTTCAAGGCCGCTCTCGCCCACGAGAAGCACATCACAGCGCGCATCGACACGCTCATGGACCTCTCGATCTCGGTCAAGGACCACGCCTCCGCGAGCTTCCTGAAGTGGTTCGTGGACGAGCAGGTCGAGGAGGAGGCGCACGCGGACTCCATAGTACAGAAGCTCGTCCTCGCCGGCGACTCCACCGGCGCCCTCTTCATGCTCGACCGCGAGCTGGGGGCGAGGAGCTGA
- a CDS encoding desulfoferrodoxin gives MTGTVFKCGKCGNIVEMLHHGGGTLVCCGEPMTALVEQTADSSVEKHVPIIERVDGGYTVRVGSVPHPMLENHFIEWIELVADGRTCRRHLAPGLAPEAFFPGPVASGLSAREYCNIHSLWRSAT, from the coding sequence ATGACAGGAACCGTGTTCAAGTGCGGGAAATGCGGCAACATCGTCGAGATGCTCCACCACGGCGGCGGCACGCTTGTCTGCTGCGGCGAGCCGATGACCGCCCTGGTCGAGCAGACCGCCGACTCCTCTGTCGAGAAGCACGTTCCCATCATCGAGAGGGTCGACGGAGGGTACACGGTCAGGGTGGGCAGCGTTCCGCACCCGATGCTCGAGAACCATTTCATCGAGTGGATAGAGCTCGTGGCCGACGGTCGCACGTGCAGGCGTCACCTGGCACCCGGGCTGGCGCCCGAGGCCTTCTTCCCGGGCCCGGTCGCCTCCGGGCTCTCGGCGCGTGAGTACTGCAACATCCACAGCCTCTGGAGGAGTGCGACATGA
- a CDS encoding SpoIIE family protein phosphatase encodes MGIPRVPGLPAALLTAVFAALSGALGTASPDPAGIGASLAAALLYFQTLATPARRSLGARLAIAAVLLAASSGFSLLGARIPAGVLTGLSIASSVLFLVYARSLSMTDSPRFAGAVSVILIGLLILDGILLSVLPSGEAAAGGSGENGSFAGTGPVVFLAAAAALLAGFRSGWIHYLDSRGRWIAMAVAIALAAASAAAADSADRAGASRAVSGLSTALSVAGSGISGAAAFAILLSLPSAGAMERLRRGLRSVQELGDLILSGAGAEAVCESVARLACGLPGVDAAWVELLDPDGSSSIVKVSGTDLIVEGLPGCGVSGMVGSPGMRGTQVLAGLPKGSPLARLGSAGLGTRSLLVTPIRAGGIDLGSLVAVSSSPFAFVRQSTGLVEAFAGLAGVAMLNSRLLAENIERGRYQEEIEIARSVQDGLLSAPVPDLSPFGASVVCRPTREVGGDCFGISRLQDGRVGIFVADVAGKGAGAAILMSAVHASATTLLEEGYPPAGTCSALNGLLCRICPEDRFVTFFCAVLDPSSCSIEYCNAGHDHPLLIGISCGGGTIELEEGGLVLGISPGAVYGSATVPMGAGDTLVIYTDGLSDRLERIGENPLEWMASLVRDHPGASPDQLVERLLSGSEPPDGDIPDDDVTLVVLKSRAPGVPRPPSIL; translated from the coding sequence ATGGGCATCCCGAGGGTTCCGGGGCTCCCTGCCGCCCTGCTGACGGCGGTATTCGCAGCGCTGTCCGGAGCACTCGGTACCGCCTCCCCGGATCCCGCCGGGATCGGGGCCTCTCTCGCCGCGGCCCTCCTGTATTTCCAGACCCTCGCGACTCCCGCACGGAGGAGCCTCGGTGCAAGACTGGCCATCGCAGCCGTCCTGCTGGCCGCATCCTCGGGCTTCTCCCTGCTGGGAGCGCGGATTCCCGCCGGTGTCCTGACCGGGCTGTCCATCGCCTCGTCCGTTCTCTTCCTGGTCTATGCCAGATCCCTTTCGATGACCGACAGCCCCCGCTTCGCAGGAGCGGTCTCCGTGATCCTGATCGGGCTCCTGATCCTGGACGGGATCCTGCTCTCGGTGCTCCCCTCCGGTGAGGCGGCCGCAGGAGGCTCGGGAGAGAACGGATCCTTCGCAGGCACAGGCCCGGTGGTGTTCCTCGCCGCTGCCGCCGCTCTGCTCGCCGGATTCAGATCGGGATGGATCCACTACCTCGATTCGAGGGGCAGATGGATCGCCATGGCCGTCGCCATAGCCCTTGCCGCGGCCTCTGCGGCAGCGGCGGACTCGGCGGACCGGGCCGGAGCCTCCCGGGCGGTCTCCGGGCTGTCGACGGCTCTTTCCGTCGCGGGTTCGGGGATATCGGGGGCTGCCGCCTTCGCGATCCTCCTCTCGCTCCCCTCCGCGGGTGCGATGGAGCGCCTCAGGAGGGGGCTCAGGTCGGTGCAGGAGCTCGGCGACCTCATCCTTTCCGGAGCAGGGGCGGAGGCTGTCTGCGAGAGCGTTGCGAGGCTCGCCTGCGGCCTGCCGGGAGTCGACGCGGCGTGGGTCGAGCTGCTCGATCCGGACGGCTCGTCGAGCATCGTGAAGGTGAGCGGCACCGATCTGATCGTGGAGGGGCTGCCGGGATGCGGAGTCAGCGGCATGGTGGGCTCCCCGGGCATGCGGGGGACGCAGGTGCTCGCAGGGCTCCCGAAGGGCTCCCCGCTCGCGAGGCTGGGATCGGCCGGGCTCGGAACGAGGTCCCTGCTGGTCACGCCCATCCGCGCCGGAGGGATCGATCTCGGGAGCCTGGTGGCGGTCTCGTCGAGTCCGTTCGCCTTCGTGAGGCAGTCCACCGGCCTGGTCGAGGCGTTCGCAGGGCTCGCCGGCGTCGCCATGCTCAATTCGCGCCTGCTCGCCGAGAACATCGAGAGGGGGAGATACCAGGAGGAGATCGAGATAGCGAGGAGCGTGCAGGACGGGCTGCTCTCCGCCCCCGTCCCCGATCTCTCACCCTTCGGCGCGTCGGTCGTCTGCAGGCCCACCCGGGAGGTGGGGGGCGACTGTTTCGGGATCTCGCGTCTGCAGGACGGCAGGGTCGGGATCTTCGTCGCCGACGTTGCCGGCAAGGGAGCCGGAGCGGCGATCCTGATGTCGGCCGTGCACGCATCGGCGACCACCCTCCTCGAGGAGGGCTACCCGCCGGCCGGGACGTGTTCCGCCCTCAACGGACTCCTCTGCAGGATATGCCCCGAGGACCGCTTCGTGACCTTCTTCTGCGCCGTGCTCGATCCTTCCTCGTGCTCGATCGAGTACTGCAACGCCGGCCACGACCACCCGCTCCTGATCGGGATCTCGTGCGGAGGGGGGACGATCGAGCTCGAAGAAGGCGGGCTCGTGCTCGGCATCTCGCCCGGAGCCGTCTACGGATCGGCGACGGTGCCGATGGGAGCGGGAGATACGCTCGTCATCTACACCGACGGGCTGTCGGACAGGTTGGAGAGGATCGGGGAGAACCCTCTGGAGTGGATGGCGTCGCTCGTCCGGGATCATCCCGGAGCCTCGCCGGATCAGCTCGTCGAGAGGCTGCTGAGCGGCTCGGAGCCTCCGGACGGCGACATCCCGGACGACGACGTGACCCTGGTCGTCCTGAAGTCGCGGGCGCCGGGCGTGCCCCGCCCGCCCTCGATATTGTAG
- the hisS gene encoding histidine--tRNA ligase, translating to MELSTRPLTGMRQLYPSEMAVEAYIVSMVRKAACSYGFEEYDGPTIEPVELFLAKSGGGLISEQGYSFEDRGGRRVVLRPEMTPSLARMIASAPEVPSPVRWMSFPLCFRYERPQRGRVREFRQFNLDILGETGSMGDLEVMLVLDRIMKNLGALPGTYRIGYSGRGLATDVLRAVGIAPEEIQSALGAVDRIGKMQRPEWLAYAAGILGSDEKASVLEKFASVRSLDDEWLAGAASGSGSYARMKEFAGLLEAAGLASASFDASVVRGLDYYTGTVFELSDTGSGNRRAICGGGRYDDLVGLFGGKPVTGVGFGLGLLTLKLFLETYGLLPADPGECCRPQVFVAVYSASEAPAALAWAESLRAHGVRTVMEIEGRSISRQFRAAGKAGARLVVVAGPEEVASGEALVKDMASGTEHRVRSGSLTSWILGMLASG from the coding sequence ATGGAACTCAGCACCAGGCCGCTGACCGGGATGAGGCAGCTCTATCCCTCCGAGATGGCCGTCGAGGCCTACATCGTCTCGATGGTGAGGAAGGCGGCCTGCTCCTACGGATTCGAGGAGTACGACGGCCCGACGATCGAACCCGTCGAGCTCTTCCTCGCCAAGTCCGGGGGCGGGCTGATCTCGGAGCAGGGGTACTCCTTCGAGGACCGCGGCGGGAGGAGGGTGGTGCTCCGCCCGGAGATGACTCCCAGCCTCGCCAGGATGATAGCATCGGCCCCCGAGGTCCCCAGCCCGGTCCGCTGGATGTCCTTCCCGCTGTGCTTCAGGTACGAGCGCCCTCAGCGCGGCAGGGTCAGGGAGTTCAGGCAGTTCAACCTGGACATCCTCGGCGAGACGGGCTCCATGGGCGACCTCGAGGTCATGCTGGTCCTGGACAGGATCATGAAGAACCTCGGTGCCCTCCCCGGAACCTACCGGATCGGGTACTCGGGGCGCGGCCTCGCAACGGATGTCCTCCGTGCCGTTGGGATCGCTCCGGAAGAGATCCAGAGCGCCCTCGGAGCGGTGGACAGGATCGGCAAGATGCAGAGGCCCGAGTGGCTCGCCTATGCCGCAGGAATCCTCGGAAGCGACGAGAAGGCGTCGGTCCTCGAGAAGTTCGCCTCGGTGAGGTCCCTGGATGACGAGTGGCTGGCCGGCGCTGCATCGGGATCCGGGAGCTACGCCCGCATGAAGGAGTTCGCCGGGCTGCTCGAAGCCGCCGGGCTTGCCTCCGCCTCGTTCGACGCATCCGTGGTCAGGGGGCTGGACTACTACACCGGCACGGTCTTCGAGCTCTCGGACACCGGGAGCGGGAACAGGCGGGCCATCTGCGGCGGCGGCAGGTACGACGATCTCGTGGGCCTGTTCGGCGGGAAGCCGGTGACGGGAGTGGGCTTCGGCCTGGGCCTCCTGACACTGAAGCTGTTCCTGGAGACGTACGGGCTCCTGCCCGCCGATCCCGGGGAATGCTGCAGGCCGCAGGTATTCGTGGCGGTCTACTCCGCCTCCGAGGCGCCGGCCGCCCTGGCGTGGGCCGAGAGCCTCAGGGCGCACGGCGTCAGGACAGTCATGGAGATAGAAGGCAGGAGCATCTCGAGGCAGTTCAGGGCCGCGGGGAAGGCGGGGGCCAGGCTGGTGGTCGTCGCCGGACCGGAGGAGGTCGCTTCGGGAGAAGCTCTCGTCAAGGACATGGCGTCGGGGACCGAGCATCGCGTCCGGTCCGGTTCGCTGACAAGCTGGATCCTCGGCATGCTGGCCTCCGGCTGA
- a CDS encoding DOMON domain-containing protein, producing the protein MRGSLLLILSCLILGQSSCSTGDDAAPAGDAAPPPPDSAGGARSVQREGFLLSWTVEGAEAVVTMSAPTTGWVAAGFHTEGAMQNAQIVMGWVDGDAFALRDDFGTGFTTHAPDTSLGGSDDLVPVSGTEEDGRTTIVFRMPLDSGDVNDRVLVPGEPCRALVAYGNDGDDDFTSYHAWAAIVEIEI; encoded by the coding sequence ATGCGTGGATCGCTCCTCTTGATCCTTTCGTGCCTGATCCTGGGCCAGTCATCCTGTTCGACCGGCGATGACGCCGCCCCCGCGGGCGATGCCGCGCCACCCCCGCCCGACTCCGCCGGAGGAGCCCGTTCGGTGCAGCGGGAGGGGTTCCTCCTGTCCTGGACCGTCGAGGGCGCGGAGGCTGTGGTGACCATGAGCGCACCGACGACGGGATGGGTGGCCGCCGGGTTCCACACCGAGGGCGCCATGCAGAACGCCCAGATAGTCATGGGCTGGGTGGACGGCGATGCGTTCGCCCTGCGCGACGACTTCGGCACGGGCTTCACGACCCATGCCCCGGACACCTCCCTCGGAGGCTCCGACGACCTCGTGCCGGTGTCGGGCACGGAGGAGGACGGCAGGACTACCATCGTCTTCAGGATGCCGCTGGATTCGGGCGACGTGAACGACAGGGTCCTCGTCCCCGGCGAGCCATGCCGCGCCCTCGTCGCCTACGGGAACGACGGAGACGACGACTTCACGTCGTATCACGCCTGGGCGGCGATAGTGGAGATAGAGATCTGA
- a CDS encoding DUF523 and DUF1722 domain-containing protein: MRPHMKPVLLVSECLAGARCRYDGSSAEDPFVLRLMPFCEVRTACPEAGIGLGVTRPPIRLVSDGSGGALLVQPSTGRDLTAAMSAFCWRVLSDPGSLDGAVLKSRSPSCGISDVRVFSGADGPARDGTGPGMFGRAVLEAMGGRPVIHEGRLSNPRLREHFMTSLFTLARFRSAESECSERRSLGPLVSFHASATLLLSAYSREEGRRMGRLVADGGPGSVSAYGASLVRALARPLRTDPAVDALMHAFGYFKRDLSSAEKALFLDSLEDFGAGRTAMGIPGSLIRSWTVRFGTACLDDQIIFDPYPPALAGTEDPARGEAPPR; this comes from the coding sequence ATGAGACCCCACATGAAGCCCGTGCTGCTCGTGAGCGAATGCCTCGCAGGCGCGCGATGCAGGTACGACGGCTCATCTGCGGAGGACCCCTTCGTCCTGAGGCTCATGCCGTTCTGCGAGGTCCGAACGGCCTGCCCCGAGGCGGGGATCGGGCTCGGGGTCACGAGACCGCCGATTCGTCTGGTCTCGGACGGATCGGGCGGGGCGCTTCTAGTGCAGCCGTCCACCGGCAGGGACCTCACTGCCGCCATGTCGGCGTTCTGCTGGCGGGTCCTGTCGGACCCCGGAAGCCTGGACGGGGCGGTGCTCAAGTCCAGGTCGCCCTCCTGCGGCATCTCCGATGTCAGGGTCTTCTCCGGCGCCGACGGCCCGGCACGAGACGGCACGGGGCCGGGGATGTTCGGAAGAGCCGTGCTGGAGGCCATGGGCGGCAGGCCCGTCATCCACGAGGGCAGGCTGTCGAACCCGAGGCTCCGCGAGCACTTCATGACGTCGCTGTTCACCCTGGCCAGGTTCCGGTCAGCAGAAAGCGAGTGCTCCGAAAGGCGCTCGCTGGGTCCGCTCGTATCCTTCCACGCCTCCGCCACGCTGCTTCTCTCGGCGTACAGCCGCGAAGAGGGAAGGAGGATGGGCAGGCTCGTAGCAGACGGGGGTCCCGGGTCGGTATCCGCCTATGGGGCATCCCTCGTCCGGGCCCTTGCGCGGCCCCTCCGCACGGATCCGGCCGTCGACGCTCTCATGCACGCCTTCGGCTACTTCAAGCGGGACCTGTCCTCCGCCGAGAAGGCCCTGTTCCTCGACAGCCTCGAGGACTTCGGGGCAGGGAGGACCGCCATGGGGATACCGGGCTCCCTGATCAGATCATGGACCGTCAGGTTCGGCACCGCCTGTCTCGATGACCAGATCATCTTCGACCCGTACCCCCCGGCCCTCGCCGGCACGGAGGATCCGGCCCGCGGGGAGGCCCCTCCGCGATGA
- a CDS encoding deoxyribodipyrimidine photo-lyase, whose protein sequence is MMEERVRQASCTPSARGASWIVYWMQQARREACNHALEYALARAWDMGLPAFVLFCVDPSYPGAGPSHYRFMLEGLEETAGDLAARGIRLLVRIGDPVEELVEACGRAALAVTDGGHTPVQRRWRAEAAARCPCPLYVVETDTAVPPGMLHDRMAWSAAVVRRRMEPLLEGMLEPPPRLGVAIPGFLPDMPAMSPLEALALLPGHPGAGPAGRIRPGSAAARTALGRFIDEDLDEYGSSSRDPARNCVSGLSPYLHFGQISPVEAALEIRNTGSPGAGAFLEQLLVRRELAVNFCARSPAPGSWGAIPEWARRTLGEHTGDPREYTYTLEEMDGARTHDDAWNAAQKELVTTGTMHGYMRMYWGKMILAWTPSPEEAFRRATLLNDRYALDGRDQNSMAGIGWCFGLHDRPWPGRRVFGSVRSMTRRSLEAKYDIGAYVARIESIAGEDMR, encoded by the coding sequence ATGATGGAGGAGAGGGTCCGGCAGGCTTCCTGCACTCCCTCCGCGCGCGGGGCCTCCTGGATCGTGTACTGGATGCAGCAGGCCCGTCGGGAGGCCTGCAACCACGCCCTGGAGTACGCGCTGGCGAGGGCGTGGGACATGGGTCTGCCGGCCTTCGTCCTCTTCTGCGTCGACCCGTCGTACCCGGGGGCGGGACCCTCGCACTACCGGTTCATGCTGGAGGGTCTCGAGGAGACGGCGGGCGATCTTGCCGCCAGGGGCATCAGGCTCCTGGTGCGGATCGGCGATCCCGTGGAGGAGCTGGTCGAGGCATGCGGAAGGGCCGCCCTCGCCGTCACCGACGGCGGGCACACCCCCGTCCAGAGGCGGTGGAGGGCGGAGGCGGCGGCGAGGTGCCCCTGTCCGCTCTACGTGGTGGAGACCGATACGGCCGTGCCACCCGGCATGCTCCACGACCGCATGGCGTGGTCGGCGGCCGTGGTCCGGAGGAGGATGGAGCCCCTCCTGGAGGGCATGCTCGAACCTCCGCCGAGGCTCGGGGTCGCCATCCCGGGCTTCCTGCCCGACATGCCGGCGATGAGCCCGCTCGAGGCGCTGGCCCTGCTCCCCGGGCATCCCGGAGCCGGCCCGGCGGGGAGGATCAGGCCCGGTTCCGCCGCAGCCCGGACGGCGCTCGGGCGCTTCATCGACGAGGACCTCGACGAGTACGGGTCCTCTTCGCGCGATCCGGCGAGGAACTGCGTCTCGGGGCTCTCGCCCTACCTGCACTTCGGCCAGATATCCCCCGTCGAGGCGGCCCTCGAGATCAGGAATACCGGCAGCCCGGGAGCCGGAGCCTTCCTGGAGCAGCTCCTCGTGCGCCGGGAACTCGCGGTCAACTTCTGCGCGAGGTCGCCCGCCCCCGGCTCGTGGGGCGCCATTCCGGAATGGGCCAGGAGGACGCTCGGGGAGCATACCGGGGATCCGAGGGAGTACACGTACACCCTGGAGGAGATGGATGGCGCCCGCACCCACGACGATGCATGGAACGCCGCCCAGAAGGAGCTCGTCACGACCGGCACCATGCACGGATACATGAGGATGTACTGGGGCAAGATGATCCTGGCGTGGACGCCCTCTCCGGAAGAGGCCTTCCGCAGGGCCACCCTGCTCAACGACAGATACGCGCTGGACGGGAGGGATCAGAACAGCATGGCGGGCATCGGCTGGTGCTTCGGGCTCCACGACAGGCCGTGGCCCGGGCGCAGGGTCTTCGGTTCCGTCAGGTCCATGACGCGCCGGAGCCTGGAGGCGAAGTACGACATCGGCGCCTATGTAGCGAGGATCGAGAGCATCGCGGGGGAGGACATGCGATGA
- a CDS encoding flavin reductase encodes MMSAGDAGFSALPAGGVVMDPFDGIGRGWMLVTGGAPGSWNTMTASWGGLGHLWNRDVCFVFVRPQRHTRRFMDGSRLFTVSFFGEEHRAALEYCGSHSGRDVDKAAMTGLEPFEPVPGCVSFRQASLVLAARTIYTHDLSAEGFLDDAPLSLYPHSDFHRMYVGEISAALSGPGR; translated from the coding sequence ATGATGAGTGCCGGGGATGCCGGATTCTCGGCCCTGCCTGCAGGCGGGGTCGTCATGGATCCCTTCGACGGGATAGGCAGGGGCTGGATGCTGGTGACCGGAGGCGCCCCCGGGTCATGGAACACCATGACGGCGAGCTGGGGCGGGCTGGGGCACCTCTGGAACAGGGACGTCTGCTTCGTGTTCGTGAGGCCGCAGAGGCACACGCGCCGTTTCATGGACGGGTCGCGCCTGTTCACTGTGTCGTTCTTCGGGGAGGAGCACCGGGCCGCGCTGGAGTACTGCGGGAGCCATTCCGGCCGCGATGTCGACAAGGCCGCCATGACCGGGCTCGAGCCCTTCGAACCGGTGCCGGGATGCGTCTCCTTCAGGCAGGCGTCCCTGGTCCTGGCTGCCCGGACGATATACACGCACGACCTGTCGGCGGAAGGCTTCCTGGACGATGCCCCGCTGAGCCTGTACCCGCACTCGGACTTCCACAGGATGTACGTGGGCGAGATCTCGGCAGCGCTCTCGGGGCCCGGCCGCTAG
- a CDS encoding DUF169 domain-containing protein, translated as MDNATLAGKFASILRLETGPVAVKLHASREDLPRRPLPFPVNICQLISMARHQGRQASGVPERMVCAIGAACLGLVETPPAFRDGSAAVGRYVASREAGEAFFRNTFKLGDSGARYQAVSVAPLAGYPDGDPVPDAVLFYCNPAQVMRFVHAALYRTGERVAADTVAEAAACSAIGFVSGTGRPVIGFPCAGDRRFGGTQNHELVFACPHPMLEGMAGALAELSKAGPLYPVPPNVMWTPQMPPAYTLEQGDPGCSN; from the coding sequence ATGGACAACGCGACCCTGGCCGGCAAGTTCGCGAGCATCCTGAGGCTTGAAACCGGACCCGTGGCGGTGAAGCTCCACGCATCACGCGAGGACCTCCCCCGCAGGCCCCTGCCTTTCCCGGTCAACATCTGCCAGCTCATATCGATGGCCAGGCACCAGGGCAGGCAGGCGTCGGGCGTGCCCGAGCGGATGGTCTGCGCCATCGGGGCGGCATGCCTCGGCCTGGTCGAGACGCCTCCGGCGTTCAGGGACGGCTCCGCAGCCGTGGGCAGGTACGTCGCATCGCGGGAGGCCGGCGAGGCCTTCTTCAGGAACACCTTCAAGCTCGGCGACTCCGGGGCCCGCTATCAGGCCGTCTCGGTCGCGCCGCTCGCAGGGTATCCCGATGGCGATCCCGTGCCCGACGCCGTGCTGTTCTACTGCAATCCGGCCCAGGTGATGCGCTTCGTGCATGCCGCGCTCTACCGGACCGGGGAGAGGGTCGCCGCGGACACCGTTGCCGAAGCCGCGGCGTGCTCGGCCATAGGATTCGTGTCCGGCACCGGCAGACCCGTGATCGGCTTCCCCTGCGCGGGTGACAGGAGGTTCGGCGGTACGCAGAACCACGAACTCGTGTTCGCCTGTCCGCACCCGATGCTCGAGGGAATGGCCGGCGCCCTTGCCGAGCTCTCGAAGGCCGGCCCGCTCTATCCAGTCCCGCCGAACGTCATGTGGACGCCGCAGATGCCCCCCGCCTACACCCTCGAGCAGGGAGATCCGGGATGCTCGAACTAG
- a CDS encoding RNA polymerase sigma factor — protein MRDADGVADVVDRAKAGDRQAFDSLVRDFAGFVHALARRTVGDPDEACDIAQEVFVKAWLNLGLLRESGRFPSWLASITRRAAIDHLRKRIPGQVLEGEDIEGYGAEDRRPDPGSGLLETALSRLPERDRSLLTLVYFHEMTHAEAGDVLGIPGKNVRVYLLRARRRLREILEGRENELVQQIC, from the coding sequence TTGAGAGATGCGGACGGAGTCGCGGATGTGGTGGATCGCGCGAAGGCCGGCGACAGGCAGGCATTCGACTCACTCGTCCGCGACTTCGCCGGATTCGTCCATGCGCTCGCCAGGAGGACCGTCGGCGATCCTGACGAGGCCTGCGACATCGCGCAGGAGGTCTTCGTGAAGGCCTGGCTGAACCTGGGCCTCCTGAGGGAGAGCGGCAGGTTTCCCTCCTGGCTGGCCTCGATCACGCGGAGGGCCGCGATCGACCACCTGAGGAAGAGGATCCCCGGCCAGGTCCTGGAAGGCGAGGACATCGAGGGGTACGGAGCCGAGGACAGGCGGCCCGATCCCGGGTCCGGCCTCCTGGAGACAGCCTTGTCGAGGCTCCCCGAGAGGGACAGGTCCCTCCTGACCCTCGTCTATTTCCACGAGATGACGCATGCCGAGGCGGGCGATGTCCTCGGAATCCCCGGTAAGAACGTCAGGGTGTATCTTCTGCGCGCCAGGCGCAGGCTGAGAGAGATCCTGGAAGGGAGGGAGAATGAGCTCGTGCAGCAGATCTGCTGA
- the corA gene encoding magnesium/cobalt transporter CorA: MTSSFTGLGGKRGLSPGTLVSSPGREQIETRITLLRWSEEEFSILDVDDPASPAQEGEDYTVRWMRIRGFSDLSVVNTVGGLFGIHPLQLEDAVNRHDRPKAELDEESVFVTLSSIFPGNGGPPVHGHLALFLKPGILISFEEGDTPLFDAVVDRMKRGGSRLRRYGPDYLFYALMDAVVDGYFATLEDMADRIEKLEEDVVEGDGSDLLERIHSMRNEMLLFRRSVWPMRELVGNLTRTGDSAFSSVTLPYIRDLYDHAVQVVETSETLREMLSAMLDTYLSSTSNRMNEVMKVLTIIATIFMPLTFIAGIYGMNFEHMPELGKAWAYPAVLGAMVLIGFGMGFWFRKKGWL, from the coding sequence ATGACCAGTTCCTTCACCGGCCTGGGCGGCAAGCGGGGCCTCTCGCCCGGAACCCTGGTGAGCAGCCCGGGGAGGGAGCAGATCGAGACCAGGATCACCCTGCTCCGCTGGAGTGAGGAAGAGTTCTCGATCCTGGATGTCGACGACCCGGCGTCGCCCGCGCAGGAAGGAGAGGACTACACAGTCCGCTGGATGAGGATCAGGGGATTCTCGGACCTCTCCGTGGTCAACACCGTCGGGGGCCTGTTCGGCATACATCCCCTCCAGCTCGAGGACGCCGTCAACAGGCACGACAGGCCCAAGGCGGAACTCGACGAGGAGAGCGTCTTCGTCACCCTGAGCTCGATCTTCCCCGGAAACGGCGGGCCACCGGTCCACGGCCACCTGGCGCTCTTCCTGAAACCCGGCATCCTGATCTCGTTCGAGGAGGGCGATACTCCTCTCTTCGACGCTGTTGTCGATAGGATGAAGAGGGGCGGCTCGAGGCTCCGCAGGTACGGGCCGGACTACCTCTTCTACGCCCTGATGGACGCGGTGGTGGACGGATACTTCGCGACCCTCGAAGACATGGCCGACAGGATAGAGAAGCTCGAGGAGGACGTGGTGGAGGGGGACGGCTCGGATCTGCTCGAGAGGATCCACTCCATGAGGAACGAGATGCTCCTCTTCAGGCGTTCGGTCTGGCCCATGCGGGAGCTCGTGGGGAACCTGACGAGGACGGGCGACTCGGCCTTCTCGAGCGTCACGCTGCCGTACATCAGGGACCTCTACGATCACGCGGTGCAGGTCGTGGAGACCTCGGAAACCCTCAGGGAGATGCTGTCCGCCATGCTCGACACCTACCTGTCGAGCACCAGCAACAGGATGAACGAGGTCATGAAGGTCCTGACGATCATCGCGACCATCTTCATGCCGCTGACCTTCATAGCAGGGATCTACGGGATGAACTTCGAGCACATGCCCGAGCTGGGAAAGGCGTGGGCCTATCCCGCGGTGCTCGGTGCGATGGTGCTGATCGGTTTCGGGATGGGCTTCTGGTTCCGGAAGAAGGGCTGGCTGTGA